In Helianthus annuus cultivar XRQ/B chromosome 8, HanXRQr2.0-SUNRISE, whole genome shotgun sequence, a single genomic region encodes these proteins:
- the LOC110871304 gene encoding uncharacterized protein LOC110871304 isoform X2, which produces MDHENNAPSLLKLIENYDPIFLEIPYDFATLLWGEQLPYVNVLKLVMMIYLMDPKNNSHSLLKLIEEYDPIFLVFILDGPEFLAATMLDRDMLAIAVNWYYVGWFCLICDDASDKQHWENIQP; this is translated from the exons atggatcatgaaaacaacgctccttcgttgttaaagttgattgagaactatgatcctatatttttg GAAATACCATATGATTTTGCAACCTTATTGTGGGGAGAACAACTTCCATATGTCAATGTCTTAAAATTAGTGATGATGATTTATC ttatggatcctaaaaacaacTCTCATTCGTTGTTAAAGTTAATTGAGgaatatgatcctatatttttg gtGTTTATTTTGGATGGTCCGGAGTTTTTGGCTGCAACTATGTTGGACAGAGATATGCTTGCTATTGCTGTAAATTGGTACTATGTCGGTTGGTTTTGCTTG ATTTGTGACGATGCGTCGGACAAACAACATTGGGAAAATATACAGCCTTGA
- the LOC110871304 gene encoding uncharacterized protein LOC110871304 isoform X1 — protein MDHENNAPSLLKLIENYDPIFLEIPYDFATLLWGEQLPYVNVLKLVMMIYLMDPKNNSHSLLKLIEEYDPIFLVFILDGPEFLAATMLDRDMLAIAVNWYYVGWFCLVRFVTMRRTNNIGKIYSLEP, from the exons atggatcatgaaaacaacgctccttcgttgttaaagttgattgagaactatgatcctatatttttg GAAATACCATATGATTTTGCAACCTTATTGTGGGGAGAACAACTTCCATATGTCAATGTCTTAAAATTAGTGATGATGATTTATC ttatggatcctaaaaacaacTCTCATTCGTTGTTAAAGTTAATTGAGgaatatgatcctatatttttg gtGTTTATTTTGGATGGTCCGGAGTTTTTGGCTGCAACTATGTTGGACAGAGATATGCTTGCTATTGCTGTAAATTGGTACTATGTCGGTTGGTTTTGCTTGgtaag ATTTGTGACGATGCGTCGGACAAACAACATTGGGAAAATATACAGCCTTGAGCCTTG A